The following are encoded in a window of Alphaproteobacteria bacterium genomic DNA:
- a CDS encoding glucose-6-phosphate isomerase yields MNEDLWNALAQAPRPTLAELFAAEPDRLDRLSLEVGDTLFDFSKTHLSQAAIADFVRLAETAGLAARRDAMFAGEVVNPTEGRAAEHSAERGQGAPESVARASGMHNRMRALIDAIEAEAFGPVRHILHIGIGGSALGPHLLVDALGREAGRYETAVVSNVDGAALDEALSGFDPATTLVAIASKTFTTTETMLNARSTLRWLEEGGVEDAYGRLVALTASPEKAIEFGVDETRILPFSESVGGRYSLWSTIGFSAALALGWDAFESLLEGAAAMDRHFRLAPFERNAPVLAAFVDRYYADVRGAETRAVFAYDERLRLLPSYLQQLEMESNGKSVRIDGKPAGRATSPVVWGGVGTDAQHAVFQLLHQGTHLVPVEFVAAIENSAGFVDDHHRALLVNCFAQGAALMSGKNAEDPHRAYPGDRPSTTILLDRLDPASLGALIAFYEHRTFANAALLGINPFDQFGVELGKEMAKSLDGDGEVAFDPSTQALLARAFEEEL; encoded by the coding sequence ATGAACGAGGACCTTTGGAACGCGCTGGCGCAGGCGCCGCGACCGACCCTGGCGGAGCTGTTCGCCGCCGAGCCCGACCGGCTCGATCGCCTGTCGCTCGAGGTCGGCGACACGCTGTTCGACTTTTCCAAGACTCACCTGAGCCAAGCCGCGATCGCCGATTTCGTCCGGCTGGCCGAAACGGCGGGCCTCGCAGCCCGCCGCGACGCGATGTTCGCCGGCGAGGTGGTCAACCCGACCGAAGGGCGCGCCGCCGAGCATAGCGCGGAGCGCGGCCAGGGGGCGCCTGAAAGCGTGGCTCGCGCGAGCGGCATGCACAACCGGATGCGCGCGCTGATCGACGCGATCGAGGCGGAAGCGTTCGGCCCCGTGCGCCACATCCTCCACATCGGCATCGGCGGATCGGCGCTCGGGCCGCACCTGCTGGTCGACGCGCTCGGCCGCGAGGCTGGGCGCTACGAGACGGCGGTCGTCTCCAACGTCGACGGCGCGGCGCTCGACGAGGCGCTGAGTGGCTTCGATCCGGCGACCACACTCGTCGCGATCGCCTCGAAGACCTTCACCACGACGGAAACGATGCTCAACGCGCGCTCGACGCTGCGCTGGCTGGAAGAGGGGGGCGTGGAGGATGCCTACGGCCGTCTCGTCGCGCTCACCGCAAGCCCGGAAAAGGCGATCGAGTTCGGCGTCGACGAGACCCGGATCCTGCCCTTTTCGGAAAGCGTCGGAGGGCGCTATTCGCTGTGGTCGACGATCGGCTTTTCCGCCGCGCTGGCGCTCGGCTGGGATGCGTTCGAGAGCCTGCTGGAGGGCGCAGCGGCGATGGACCGCCATTTCAGGCTGGCGCCGTTCGAGCGGAACGCGCCGGTCCTCGCCGCCTTCGTCGACCGCTATTACGCCGACGTCCGGGGCGCCGAGACCCGCGCGGTCTTCGCCTATGACGAGCGGCTTCGGCTGCTCCCCTCCTATCTCCAGCAGCTGGAGATGGAATCGAACGGCAAGTCGGTCCGCATTGACGGCAAGCCGGCGGGGCGGGCGACCTCGCCGGTGGTGTGGGGCGGGGTCGGGACGGACGCCCAGCACGCCGTTTTCCAGTTGCTTCACCAGGGGACGCACCTCGTGCCCGTCGAATTCGTCGCGGCGATCGAGAATTCGGCCGGCTTCGTCGATGACCATCACCGGGCGCTGCTGGTCAACTGCTTCGCCCAGGGCGCCGCGCTGATGAGCGGCAAGAATGCGGAGGACCCGCACCGCGCCTATCCGGGCGACCGGCCCTCGACCACCATCCTGCTCGATCGGCTCGATCCGGCGAGCCTCGGCGCGCTGATCGCCTTCTACGAACACCGGACCTTCGCCAACGCCGCCTTGCTCGGGATCAACCCGTTCGACCAGTTCGGAGTCGAGCTCGGCAAGGAAATGGCGAAATCGCTGGACGGCGACGGTGAGGTCGCCTTCGACCCGTCCACGCAGGCCCTGCTCGCCCGGGCGTTCGAGGAAGAACTGTGA
- a CDS encoding GFA family protein: MIEGSCHCGAIRITLPEPPADLGSCNCSLCRRLGGLWGYYRPDQVGVADPEGRLAGYVQGDETLTTWHCGICGCTSHWSPRDPAYERMGVNLRLFDPAVWESLPHRMIDGASW; the protein is encoded by the coding sequence ATGATCGAGGGTAGCTGCCATTGCGGCGCGATTCGAATCACCCTGCCGGAGCCGCCAGCAGACCTCGGCAGCTGCAATTGCTCCTTGTGCCGCCGCCTCGGCGGGCTCTGGGGCTATTACCGGCCGGACCAGGTGGGCGTCGCCGATCCCGAGGGGCGGCTCGCCGGCTACGTCCAGGGCGACGAGACCCTGACCACCTGGCATTGCGGGATATGCGGCTGCACCAGCCACTGGTCGCCGCGCGATCCCGCTTACGAGCGGATGGGGGTCAATTTGCGCCTGTTCGATCCGGCCGTGTGGGAATCGCTGCCGCATAGGATGATCGACGGCGCGAGCTGGTAA
- a CDS encoding manganese efflux pump, with translation MAALFLLALALSMDAFAVALCQGAAGGGTRAALRAGAAFGLAQGLMPLVGWSLGIAFAASIAAVDHWIALILLSILGLKMIHEGATAEHENGRPLLSGWALFAAAIATSIDAAAAGITLPTIGAPILAAVAAIGATTAIMSFAAVLIGRAAGDRLGKWAEIAGGLMLIGIGARIFVQHQFPGG, from the coding sequence ATGGCGGCCCTCTTCCTCCTCGCTCTGGCGCTCTCGATGGACGCCTTCGCCGTGGCGCTTTGCCAGGGCGCGGCCGGCGGCGGCACGCGCGCCGCGCTGCGCGCCGGTGCGGCCTTCGGCCTGGCGCAGGGCCTGATGCCGCTCGTCGGCTGGAGCCTCGGCATCGCCTTCGCCGCCTCGATCGCGGCGGTCGATCATTGGATCGCCCTCATCCTGCTCTCGATCCTCGGCCTCAAGATGATCCATGAGGGCGCGACCGCCGAGCATGAGAACGGCCGCCCCCTCCTGTCAGGCTGGGCGCTGTTCGCGGCGGCAATCGCGACGAGCATCGACGCGGCAGCGGCCGGCATAACGCTGCCGACGATCGGCGCCCCGATCCTGGCCGCGGTCGCGGCGATCGGCGCGACCACCGCAATCATGAGCTTCGCCGCCGTGCTCATCGGCCGCGCCGCCGGGGACCGTCTCGGCAAATGGGCGGAGATCGCAGGGGGCCTGATGTTGATCGGGATCGGCGCCAGAATCTTCGTCCAGCATCAGTTTCCGGGCGGCTGA
- the lepB gene encoding signal peptidase I, which yields METDAAPFATHERKPESWASLARFVLLLFLGALVLRTLVVAPFSIPSSSMLPRLLVGDYLFVSKWSYGYSRYSFPFGLLNFHGRILGDVPERGDVVVFRYPGNRDEDLVKRVIGLPGDTIELRQGIVVLNGQALPRERIADFALAVSPNSECRGIVPGAARLAPHDGGGTDCLYTRFRETLPGGRSYEVLDQVVNGEGDNFGPVTVPVGHVFVMGDNRDDSLDSRFLPQRGVGMLPVDHIVGRVLVTIWSTDGSSSWVKPWTWFTAARWSRIGGTG from the coding sequence ATGGAGACCGACGCCGCCCCTTTTGCAACCCACGAGCGTAAACCCGAAAGCTGGGCCAGCCTGGCGCGCTTCGTGTTGCTCCTGTTCCTCGGCGCTCTGGTGCTCAGAACCCTCGTCGTGGCGCCGTTCAGCATCCCCTCTTCCTCGATGCTGCCGCGCCTGCTGGTCGGCGACTATCTGTTCGTCTCCAAGTGGAGCTACGGCTATTCGCGCTATTCCTTCCCCTTCGGACTCCTGAACTTCCACGGCCGAATCCTGGGCGACGTTCCCGAGCGCGGCGACGTCGTCGTGTTCCGCTACCCCGGCAATCGCGACGAGGACCTGGTCAAGCGCGTGATCGGCCTTCCCGGCGACACGATCGAGCTTCGCCAGGGGATCGTCGTTCTGAACGGTCAGGCGCTGCCGCGCGAGCGGATCGCGGACTTCGCCCTTGCCGTAAGCCCCAACAGCGAGTGTCGCGGAATCGTGCCCGGCGCCGCGCGGCTCGCTCCGCACGATGGCGGCGGCACGGACTGCCTCTATACGCGCTTCCGCGAAACGCTACCGGGCGGGCGAAGCTACGAGGTGCTGGACCAGGTGGTGAACGGAGAGGGCGACAATTTCGGCCCGGTCACCGTCCCCGTGGGCCATGTGTTCGTAATGGGCGATAATCGCGACGACAGCCTCGACAGCCGCTTCCTCCCGCAGCGGGGCGTTGGGATGCTGCCCGTCGACCATATCGTCGGCCGGGTCCTCGTCACCATCTGGTCGACCGACGGCTCGTCGAGCTGGGTGAAGCCCTGGACCTGGTTCACCGCCGCGCGGTGGAGCCGGATCGGGGGGACGGGCTGA
- a CDS encoding cytochrome c, with protein MKQLLLIGAALAAIPLTALLAQPQPAAPGLTPEQIVAARQSSYVLSGGSFAAMKAAADSGADVRTLAFPARSLARWARTLPTLFPAGTNLPGSHALPAVWSDRAGFEARAAAYATAAQALAQAAQSGDRAAFLTQWAAVRQTCSACHETYKASD; from the coding sequence ATGAAACAGCTTCTGCTCATTGGCGCCGCGCTGGCCGCCATCCCGCTGACCGCGCTTCTCGCCCAGCCGCAGCCCGCCGCCCCCGGCCTGACGCCCGAGCAGATCGTCGCTGCCCGCCAATCCTCCTACGTCCTGTCCGGCGGGAGCTTCGCGGCGATGAAGGCCGCGGCGGATTCGGGCGCCGACGTTCGAACCCTCGCCTTTCCGGCCCGCTCGCTGGCGCGCTGGGCGCGGACCCTTCCGACCCTTTTCCCCGCCGGGACCAATCTTCCGGGCAGCCATGCCCTTCCGGCGGTGTGGAGCGACCGGGCCGGCTTCGAGGCCCGCGCGGCGGCCTACGCCACCGCGGCCCAGGCGCTCGCCCAGGCCGCCCAGTCCGGAGACCGCGCCGCGTTCCTGACTCAATGGGCCGCGGTGCGGCAGACCTGCTCGGCCTGCCACGAGACGTACAAGGCGTCCGACTAG
- the gorA gene encoding glutathione-disulfide reductase, which produces MAEAYDYDLFVIGAGSGGVRAARVSAAHGARVAIAEEFRVGGTCVIRGCVPKKLLVYGAHFAEDLEDAARFGWKIKGQKFDWPTLRDNVLAEVERLEGIYADILERHDVEVFAQRARLVGPNRVRLEDGSEVGAATILIATGATPVVPDVPGAEHGVTSNEMFHLDAMPRRAVIAGGGYIANEFAGILHEFACEVTIVNRGDRILRHYDEQVRDRLLQISLTKGINFKFNAPFEKVVKRKDGSLRIHLQGSSPIDADLLLWAVGRAPNTAGLGLAEAGVELGKNGAILVDEDNQSSVPSIYAIGDVTDRVQLTPVAIREGQAFADTMFGNKPTRVDYANIPSAVFSHPPIAAVGMTEGQARDKLGTYRTYVSDFRPMKNVLAGRNERSLYKLIVDEETDRVVGIHMIGPDAPEILQAAAIAVKAGLTKAQFDETVALHPTMSEELVLMR; this is translated from the coding sequence ATGGCCGAAGCCTATGATTACGATCTGTTCGTCATCGGCGCCGGCTCCGGCGGGGTGCGCGCGGCGCGCGTGTCGGCGGCGCACGGCGCGCGGGTGGCGATCGCCGAGGAATTTCGGGTCGGCGGCACCTGCGTCATCCGCGGCTGCGTGCCCAAGAAGCTGCTCGTCTACGGCGCCCATTTCGCCGAGGACCTGGAGGACGCCGCCCGCTTCGGCTGGAAGATCAAGGGGCAGAAGTTCGATTGGCCGACGCTTCGCGACAACGTCCTGGCCGAGGTCGAGCGGCTGGAGGGCATCTACGCCGATATCCTCGAGCGCCACGACGTCGAGGTCTTCGCCCAGCGCGCGCGTCTGGTCGGGCCCAACCGGGTTCGGCTCGAGGACGGCAGCGAAGTGGGCGCCGCGACGATCCTGATCGCGACCGGAGCGACTCCGGTGGTTCCCGACGTCCCCGGCGCCGAGCACGGGGTCACCTCCAACGAGATGTTTCATCTGGACGCGATGCCGCGCCGCGCGGTGATCGCCGGCGGCGGCTATATCGCCAACGAGTTCGCCGGAATCCTGCACGAATTCGCCTGCGAGGTGACGATCGTCAACCGCGGCGACCGGATCCTTCGCCATTATGACGAGCAGGTCCGCGACCGCCTGCTCCAGATCTCGCTGACCAAGGGGATCAACTTCAAGTTCAACGCCCCGTTCGAGAAGGTCGTGAAGCGCAAGGACGGCAGCTTGCGCATCCATCTGCAGGGATCGAGCCCGATCGACGCGGACCTGCTGCTGTGGGCGGTCGGCCGGGCGCCCAACACCGCAGGGCTGGGCCTCGCAGAAGCGGGCGTGGAGCTCGGCAAGAACGGCGCGATCCTGGTCGACGAGGACAATCAGTCGTCGGTGCCCAGCATCTACGCGATCGGCGACGTCACCGACCGCGTCCAGCTCACCCCGGTCGCCATCCGCGAGGGTCAGGCCTTCGCCGACACGATGTTCGGCAACAAGCCGACGCGCGTGGACTATGCCAACATCCCCTCCGCCGTGTTCAGCCATCCGCCGATCGCGGCGGTCGGCATGACCGAGGGGCAGGCGCGCGACAAGCTCGGCACCTACAGGACCTACGTCTCCGATTTCCGGCCGATGAAGAATGTCCTGGCCGGCCGCAACGAGCGCTCGCTCTACAAGCTGATCGTGGATGAAGAGACCGATCGGGTCGTAGGCATCCACATGATCGGCCCTGACGCGCCCGAAATCCTCCAGGCGGCGGCGATCGCGGTGAAGGCGGGCCTGACCAAGGCCCAGTTCGACGAGACGGTCGCATTGCATCCGACTATGTCGGAGGAATTGGTGCTGATGCGCTGA
- a CDS encoding SDR family NAD(P)-dependent oxidoreductase, with the protein MKLDSNIAAVVTGGASGLGEATARALAARGVKVAVFDRDAERGEKVAGEIGGIFALVDVTSDEAVDAGFAKAREAHGQERICVNCAGVANAVKTVGRDKETGAVKRYPVHQFELAIQINLIGTFRVLAASAAGMATLDPLEDGEKGCIVNTASVAAQDGQIGQAAYSASKAGVLGMALPIARDLMGEGIRVNTILPGVFETPMVAMMPQNVKDALAAQVPFPKRLGQAAEYARLAIFMAENTYLNGEYVRLDGAIRMAPR; encoded by the coding sequence ATGAAGCTGGACAGCAACATCGCCGCGGTGGTCACCGGCGGCGCTTCGGGCCTCGGCGAGGCGACGGCGCGGGCGCTCGCCGCCAGGGGCGTCAAGGTCGCCGTGTTCGACCGCGACGCCGAGCGCGGCGAGAAGGTGGCGGGCGAGATCGGCGGAATCTTCGCCCTCGTCGACGTGACTTCCGACGAGGCGGTCGACGCCGGCTTCGCCAAAGCGCGCGAGGCGCACGGCCAGGAGCGGATCTGCGTCAACTGCGCGGGGGTCGCCAACGCCGTGAAGACCGTCGGCCGCGACAAGGAGACGGGCGCGGTCAAGCGCTACCCGGTCCACCAGTTCGAGCTCGCCATCCAGATCAACCTGATCGGCACCTTCCGTGTGCTCGCCGCCTCGGCCGCCGGAATGGCCACCCTCGATCCGCTCGAGGACGGCGAGAAGGGGTGCATCGTCAACACCGCCTCGGTCGCCGCGCAGGACGGGCAGATCGGCCAGGCGGCCTATTCGGCGTCCAAGGCCGGGGTGCTCGGCATGGCGCTGCCCATCGCCCGCGACCTGATGGGCGAAGGGATCAGGGTCAACACCATCCTCCCCGGCGTGTTCGAAACGCCGATGGTCGCGATGATGCCGCAGAACGTGAAGGACGCGCTCGCGGCGCAAGTGCCCTTTCCGAAGCGGCTCGGCCAGGCGGCGGAATATGCGCGGCTCGCCATCTTCATGGCCGAGAACACCTATCTCAACGGCGAATATGTGAGGCTGGACGGCGCGATCCGGATGGCGCCGCGCTGA
- a CDS encoding GTPase Era has protein sequence MSARFGTVAVVGAPNAGKSTLVNALVGQKVAIVSPKAQTTRTRLMGIAMAGESQILLTDTPGIFEPKRRLDRAMVAAAWGSAQDVDLIALVVDASTGLKRGVTDMVDRLKDRPEPKLLILNKVDLVKKEALLTLIADFDGRARFEQIYMISASTGDGVEELKAALAARVPEGPWHFPEDQVSDATDRMMAAEVTREQLYHQLHAELPYASAVETEKYEERKDGSIVIHQQILVGRDTQKAIVLGKGGARIKQIGEAARKELTEAFGRKVHLFLHVKVNPKWEEDRGLYREIGLDWVE, from the coding sequence ATGAGCGCTCGCTTCGGTACGGTCGCGGTGGTCGGCGCGCCCAATGCCGGCAAGTCGACCCTGGTCAACGCGCTGGTCGGCCAGAAGGTGGCCATCGTCTCGCCCAAGGCGCAGACCACGCGCACCCGCCTCATGGGCATCGCCATGGCCGGCGAAAGCCAGATATTGCTCACCGACACGCCCGGAATTTTCGAGCCCAAGCGCCGGCTCGACCGGGCAATGGTCGCCGCCGCGTGGGGCAGCGCGCAGGATGTGGACCTGATCGCTTTGGTCGTCGATGCCAGCACCGGCCTGAAACGCGGCGTCACCGACATGGTCGACCGGCTGAAGGACCGGCCGGAGCCGAAGCTGCTGATCCTCAACAAGGTCGACCTGGTGAAGAAGGAGGCCTTGCTGACCCTCATCGCCGACTTCGACGGGCGCGCACGGTTCGAGCAGATCTACATGATCTCGGCTTCGACCGGCGACGGGGTCGAGGAGCTGAAGGCGGCGCTCGCCGCGCGCGTGCCGGAAGGACCGTGGCATTTTCCAGAGGACCAGGTCTCCGACGCCACCGATCGGATGATGGCCGCCGAGGTCACCCGCGAGCAGCTCTACCACCAGCTCCACGCGGAGCTCCCTTATGCGAGCGCGGTCGAGACCGAGAAATATGAGGAGCGCAAGGACGGCTCGATCGTCATCCACCAGCAGATCCTCGTCGGGCGGGACACGCAAAAGGCGATCGTGCTCGGCAAGGGCGGCGCCCGGATCAAGCAGATCGGCGAGGCCGCACGCAAGGAGCTGACCGAGGCGTTCGGCCGCAAGGTCCACCTGTTCCTCCACGTGAAGGTGAACCCGAAATGGGAGGAGGATCGGGGGCTCTACCGCGAGATCGGGCTGGACTGGGTGGAGTGA
- the rnc gene encoding ribonuclease III — protein MKLAAWIEKHTGHKPSDIALFERAITHSSHGEENYERIEFLGDRVLGLVIADWLYASFPNEPEGQLSKRLNVLVARATCAEIARDLGLSAHMRLGKQARDDGAFESDNVLGDMVESLIGALWLDGGFGTARAFIRSAWSDRVDRREAAPQHPKSMLQEWAAAKDRRPPVYEVVRRSGPQHAPTFVVRVSIHKVGEAEAEGASKQDAETEAAQALLEKLK, from the coding sequence ATGAAGCTTGCCGCCTGGATCGAGAAGCATACCGGCCACAAGCCGTCCGACATCGCCTTGTTCGAGCGCGCCATCACCCATTCGAGCCATGGCGAGGAGAATTACGAGCGGATCGAGTTTCTCGGCGACCGCGTGCTTGGCCTGGTCATCGCCGACTGGCTCTACGCTTCGTTCCCGAACGAGCCGGAGGGCCAGCTTTCCAAGCGCCTCAACGTCCTCGTCGCCCGCGCGACCTGCGCCGAGATCGCCCGCGACCTCGGGCTTTCGGCCCACATGCGCCTCGGTAAGCAGGCGCGGGACGACGGCGCCTTCGAAAGCGACAATGTGCTCGGCGACATGGTCGAATCGCTGATCGGCGCGCTCTGGCTCGATGGCGGGTTCGGGACGGCCAGGGCATTCATCCGCTCCGCCTGGAGCGACCGCGTCGACCGCCGCGAGGCCGCGCCGCAGCATCCCAAGTCGATGCTCCAGGAATGGGCCGCAGCGAAGGATCGCCGGCCCCCGGTCTACGAGGTCGTCCGCCGGTCGGGGCCGCAGCACGCCCCGACCTTCGTCGTCCGCGTGTCGATCCACAAAGTGGGCGAAGCGGAGGCCGAAGGCGCGTCGAAGCAGGACGCCGAGACCGAGGCGGCCCAAGCCTTGCTGGAGAAATTGAAATGA
- a CDS encoding NAD(P)/FAD-dependent oxidoreductase: protein MARAGESDILIIGAGHNALVCAFYLAERGYSVTMVEARSVVGGAAVTEEFHPGFRNSTASYTVSLLNPKVIRDMRLYQHGLKVVLRKIDNFLPTEGSDYLLSGRGGLTRREIARHSPADAENYDAYSTALGSVVGVLRQWLLRAPPNAGGGLGALLALLKLGGGVGRLGLEEQRHLVDFFTKSAGDILKRYFSHELVQALFGFDAVVGHYASPDAPGSAYVLLHHVFGEAAGVEGAWGHAIGGMGAITQAMAKAAREAGVEIILDSPADEVIVERGRAAGVVAGGKTYRAKAVVAGVHPKLLFTRLLPEGAVAAEPARRMAHWSSESATFRMNVALSELPRFTSLPKPGDQLTAGIIVAPSLGYMDRAYLTARTEGYAKEPIVEMLIPSTLDDSLAPDGQHVASLFCQHFPYDVPGGWDSRREEAADHIIAHVDRYAPGFKASVIGRLALSPLDLERRFGLIGGDIFHGKMGLDQLFSNRPMLGHADYRMPLPGLYLCGAGAHPGGGVTGAPGHNAARAVIADRRKLKL, encoded by the coding sequence ATGGCACGGGCGGGCGAGAGCGACATCCTGATCATCGGCGCGGGGCACAATGCGCTCGTCTGCGCCTTTTACCTCGCCGAGCGGGGCTACAGCGTCACCATGGTCGAGGCCCGCTCCGTCGTCGGCGGGGCGGCGGTGACGGAGGAGTTCCATCCGGGCTTTCGCAACTCCACCGCGAGCTACACGGTCAGCCTGCTCAACCCCAAGGTGATCCGCGACATGCGGCTCTACCAGCACGGCCTCAAGGTCGTGCTGCGCAAGATCGACAATTTCCTTCCGACCGAGGGGAGCGACTATCTCCTTTCCGGCCGGGGCGGACTGACGCGGCGGGAGATCGCCCGGCATTCGCCGGCGGATGCCGAGAATTACGACGCTTATTCCACCGCTTTGGGCTCAGTCGTCGGCGTGCTCCGCCAGTGGCTTCTGCGCGCGCCGCCCAACGCGGGGGGCGGCCTCGGCGCCCTGCTTGCCTTGCTCAAGCTCGGCGGCGGCGTCGGTCGGCTCGGGCTCGAGGAGCAGCGCCACCTGGTCGATTTCTTCACCAAGTCGGCAGGCGACATCCTGAAACGCTATTTCAGCCACGAACTGGTCCAGGCCCTGTTCGGCTTCGACGCCGTGGTCGGCCATTATGCCAGCCCCGACGCGCCGGGCTCCGCCTATGTCCTCCTTCACCACGTCTTCGGCGAAGCGGCGGGCGTGGAGGGCGCGTGGGGGCACGCGATCGGCGGCATGGGCGCAATCACCCAGGCGATGGCCAAGGCTGCGCGAGAGGCGGGGGTCGAGATCATCCTCGATAGCCCCGCGGACGAGGTGATCGTCGAGCGCGGCCGGGCTGCGGGCGTGGTGGCGGGCGGCAAAACCTACCGCGCCAAGGCCGTGGTCGCCGGCGTGCACCCTAAGCTGCTCTTCACCCGATTGCTGCCCGAGGGCGCGGTCGCGGCGGAACCGGCGCGGCGCATGGCGCACTGGTCCAGCGAGTCGGCGACCTTCCGGATGAATGTGGCCCTTTCGGAGCTGCCGCGTTTCACTTCGCTGCCCAAGCCTGGCGACCAGCTCACCGCCGGGATCATCGTCGCGCCCTCGCTCGGCTATATGGACCGCGCCTATCTGACTGCGCGGACCGAAGGGTATGCGAAAGAGCCGATCGTCGAGATGCTGATCCCGTCGACGCTCGACGACAGCCTGGCGCCCGACGGCCAGCATGTCGCCAGCCTGTTCTGCCAGCATTTCCCCTACGACGTGCCCGGAGGCTGGGACTCGCGGCGCGAAGAGGCCGCGGACCACATCATCGCCCATGTCGACCGCTACGCGCCGGGCTTCAAGGCCTCGGTGATCGGCCGGCTGGCCTTGTCGCCGCTCGATCTCGAGCGCCGCTTCGGCCTGATCGGCGGCGACATCTTCCACGGCAAGATGGGGCTCGACCAGCTCTTCTCGAACCGGCCGATGCTGGGCCACGCCGATTACCGCATGCCGCTCCCCGGCCTCTACCTCTGCGGCGCCGGCGCGCATCCCGGCGGCGGAGTCACCGGAGCGCCCGGGCACAATGCAGCCCGCGCGGTGATCGCCGACCGCAGGAAGCTGAAGCTTTAG
- a CDS encoding GIY-YIG nuclease family protein, which yields MRGGWVYLLASRYRGTIYTGVTADLARRTYQHRMGKGSKFAAKYGAIRLVHAEHYPRIDEAIAREKAIKKWLRAWKIELIEKDNPDWIDRYDQLIGL from the coding sequence ATGCGAGGCGGCTGGGTCTATCTGCTGGCCAGCCGCTATCGCGGCACGATCTATACCGGCGTCACGGCGGATCTGGCGCGACGGACCTACCAGCACCGGATGGGAAAGGGATCGAAGTTCGCCGCGAAATACGGTGCGATCCGCCTCGTTCACGCCGAGCATTATCCGAGAATTGACGAAGCGATTGCGCGCGAGAAGGCGATCAAGAAATGGCTTCGCGCCTGGAAGATCGAACTGATCGAGAAGGACAATCCAGATTGGATTGACCGGTACGATCAGCTCATCGGCCTGTGA
- a CDS encoding NAD-dependent deacylase, translating to MREIHNIVILTGAGISAESGLATFRGPDGLWEGHRVEDVATPEAFARDPVLVHRFYDARRENLARVAPNAAHEALARLDASWPGELLIVTQNVDDLHERAGAKRLLHMHGELKSAWCRACDARMAWEGGMGGHALCPECGVPGQMRPDIVWFGEMPYEMERIDRALMDADLFVSIGTSGNVYPAAGFVQTARYVGARTLEMNLEPSLGSYLFDESRIGKAGELVPAWVEEVLDDRG from the coding sequence ATGCGCGAGATTCACAACATCGTGATCCTGACCGGCGCGGGCATTTCCGCCGAGAGCGGGCTGGCGACCTTTCGCGGGCCCGACGGGCTGTGGGAGGGGCACCGGGTCGAGGACGTGGCGACCCCGGAGGCGTTCGCGCGCGATCCCGTGCTGGTCCACCGCTTCTACGACGCGCGGCGCGAAAATCTCGCCCGCGTCGCGCCTAATGCGGCGCACGAGGCGCTGGCGCGGCTCGACGCCTCATGGCCGGGCGAGCTGCTGATCGTCACCCAGAATGTCGACGACCTGCACGAACGGGCGGGAGCGAAAAGGCTGCTCCACATGCACGGCGAGCTCAAGTCCGCCTGGTGCCGCGCCTGCGACGCGCGGATGGCCTGGGAGGGCGGCATGGGCGGTCACGCGCTGTGCCCCGAATGCGGAGTTCCCGGGCAAATGCGGCCCGACATCGTCTGGTTCGGCGAGATGCCCTACGAGATGGAGCGGATCGACCGCGCTCTCATGGACGCGGACCTGTTCGTCTCGATCGGCACCTCCGGCAACGTCTATCCCGCCGCCGGCTTCGTCCAGACCGCGCGCTATGTCGGTGCCCGCACGCTGGAGATGAACCTGGAGCCGAGCCTCGGCTCCTATCTGTTCGACGAGAGCCGGATCGGGAAGGCGGGGGAGCTGGTGCCGGCCTGGGTCGAGGAGGTGCTGGATGATCGAGGGTAG